The following are encoded together in the Thermoleophilaceae bacterium genome:
- a CDS encoding ATPase, T2SS/T4P/T4SS family, which translates to MNPPLNTPAVQAVPEDAPQGERLHGLTRPSARGRSVRRIGEVIVSLGFAEAQVVEAAVEMARDRTEPTGKVLVETGVLTPDQLAHAVAERFGLDYVDLSIFNVDMGAANLVSPAAARRYQAVPVAYLDERTILLAMADPTNILAVDDIAMMTGLEVNRAVTSHEDIESLLAQLGRIDDAIQDEPDEGPAEIEVTDLRESADDAPVIKLVHSIIADAVQRGASDIHFDPSERETRVRFRVDGVVSDSTTIPRRMVPGVVSRIKIMAELDISESRRPQDGRMGLKVDGRQIDIRVLTMPTVNGESVVMRILDKDSVVMDLDALGMADDERERFEKAIGRSYGAVLVTGPTGSGKTTTLYAALKSLNTPDKTLITIEDPVEYQLDGVKQVQVNAKVDLTFATGLRSMLRADPNIIMVGEIRDRDTAQIAVEAALTGHLVLSTLHTNDAPTAITRLVEMGIEPFLVASSIECVVAQRLARMLCTACRAETKVSKATLAEHGFHVSAGITAYEAVGCRRCGGSGYKGRTGLYETMPISDEIRSLVLQRASASEVAEAAEAQGMRRLRDDGLAKVKQGLTTVEEVVRVTGTN; encoded by the coding sequence ATGAACCCGCCCCTGAACACTCCCGCCGTGCAGGCTGTGCCCGAGGACGCCCCCCAGGGCGAGCGCCTGCACGGCCTCACACGGCCGAGCGCGCGAGGCCGTTCCGTGCGCCGCATCGGCGAGGTGATCGTGTCGCTCGGCTTCGCGGAGGCGCAGGTGGTGGAGGCGGCGGTGGAGATGGCGCGCGACCGCACCGAGCCCACCGGCAAGGTGCTGGTGGAGACCGGTGTCCTGACGCCGGACCAGCTCGCGCACGCGGTGGCGGAGCGCTTCGGCCTCGACTACGTGGACCTTTCGATCTTCAATGTGGACATGGGCGCCGCGAACCTCGTGAGCCCGGCAGCGGCACGCCGCTACCAGGCTGTGCCGGTGGCGTACCTCGACGAGCGCACGATCCTGCTCGCGATGGCCGACCCCACGAACATCCTCGCCGTCGACGACATCGCGATGATGACGGGCCTCGAGGTGAACCGCGCGGTCACCTCGCACGAGGACATCGAGAGCCTGCTGGCCCAGCTCGGCCGCATCGACGACGCAATCCAGGACGAGCCGGACGAGGGCCCGGCGGAGATCGAGGTGACCGACCTGCGCGAGTCCGCGGACGACGCGCCGGTGATCAAGCTCGTGCACTCGATCATCGCCGACGCGGTGCAGCGCGGCGCCTCCGACATCCACTTCGACCCGTCCGAGCGCGAGACCCGCGTCCGCTTCCGCGTGGACGGCGTGGTGTCCGACTCCACCACCATCCCACGGCGGATGGTGCCGGGCGTGGTGTCGCGCATCAAGATCATGGCCGAGCTCGACATCTCCGAGAGCCGCCGGCCGCAGGACGGCCGCATGGGCCTGAAGGTCGATGGCCGCCAGATCGACATCCGCGTGCTCACCATGCCGACCGTGAACGGCGAGTCGGTGGTGATGCGCATCCTCGACAAGGACAGCGTGGTGATGGACCTCGACGCGCTCGGGATGGCCGACGATGAGCGCGAGCGCTTCGAGAAGGCGATCGGCCGCAGCTACGGCGCGGTGCTCGTGACCGGCCCCACCGGCTCCGGCAAGACGACCACGCTGTACGCCGCTCTGAAGTCGCTCAACACGCCTGACAAGACGCTGATAACGATCGAGGACCCGGTGGAGTACCAGCTCGACGGCGTGAAGCAGGTGCAGGTGAACGCCAAGGTCGACCTCACCTTCGCCACGGGCCTGCGCTCGATGCTGCGCGCGGACCCGAACATCATCATGGTCGGCGAGATCCGCGACCGCGACACGGCGCAGATCGCCGTGGAGGCGGCTCTCACGGGGCATCTCGTGCTCTCCACCCTCCACACCAACGACGCTCCCACGGCGATCACGCGCCTCGTGGAGATGGGGATCGAGCCGTTTCTCGTGGCGTCGTCGATCGAGTGCGTGGTGGCGCAGCGGCTTGCGCGCATGCTCTGCACCGCCTGCCGGGCCGAGACCAAGGTGTCGAAGGCCACGCTCGCCGAGCACGGCTTCCATGTGAGCGCCGGTATCACCGCATACGAGGCGGTTGGCTGTCGCCGCTGTGGCGGGAGCGGCTACAAGGGCCGCACCGGCCTATACGAGACGATGCCCATCAGCGACGAGATCCGCTCACTCGTGCTCCAGCGTGCATCCGCCAGCGAGGTGGCGGAGGCGGCCGAGGCGCAGGGCATGCGCAGGCTGCGCGACGACGGCCTGGCCAAGGTCAAGCAGGGCCTCACCACGGTTGAAGAGGTCGTGCGCGTGACCGGCACGAACTAG
- a CDS encoding SDR family NAD(P)-dependent oxidoreductase has translation MAERLDGTVALVTGASSGIGEATAVALAAQGAAVTVAARRKDRLDALVSRIEGEGGKALAIEADVTSEEQARGAVERTVSEMGRLDTLVNNAGVMLLGPIVDAPIEEWDRMVALNLQGLLYCSHAALPHLLSAAESSPRGVADLINISSVAGRVARLGSGVYNLTKWGVGAFSESLRQEVTKRNVRVSLVEPGAVDTELTDHLRPEIQESASKRFEGVEKLEAADIADAIEYIVTRPRRVAVNEVLIRPTDQEQ, from the coding sequence ATGGCTGAAAGGCTGGATGGCACTGTCGCGCTTGTAACCGGCGCGAGCAGCGGAATCGGCGAGGCCACGGCCGTGGCGCTTGCCGCGCAGGGCGCAGCGGTAACGGTGGCCGCCAGGCGCAAGGACAGGCTCGACGCGCTCGTGTCGCGCATCGAAGGCGAGGGCGGCAAGGCGCTCGCGATCGAGGCCGACGTGACGAGCGAGGAGCAGGCCCGCGGAGCCGTCGAGCGCACCGTGAGCGAAATGGGCCGGCTCGACACCCTCGTGAACAACGCGGGCGTGATGCTCCTCGGCCCGATCGTGGACGCCCCGATCGAGGAGTGGGACCGCATGGTGGCACTCAACCTCCAGGGCCTCCTCTACTGCTCCCACGCGGCGCTCCCCCACCTCCTGAGCGCCGCGGAGAGCTCACCGCGCGGCGTGGCGGACCTCATCAACATCTCCTCGGTGGCGGGACGCGTGGCGCGGCTCGGCTCCGGCGTCTACAACCTCACCAAGTGGGGCGTGGGCGCCTTCAGCGAGTCGCTGCGGCAGGAGGTGACCAAGCGCAACGTGCGCGTGTCGCTCGTCGAACCGGGGGCCGTGGACACGGAGCTCACCGACCACCTGCGGCCGGAGATCCAGGAGTCGGCAAGCAAGCGCTTCGAGGGCGTGGAGAAGCTGGAGGCGGCGGACATTGCCGACGCGATCGAGTACATCGTCACGCGCCCGCGCCGGGTGGCGGTCAACGAGGTGCTGATCCGGCCGACGGATCAGGAGCAGTAG
- a CDS encoding inositol monophosphatase family protein, whose protein sequence is MNDLELAERAARMAGELLLERYSGPARGVEAKSTATDLVSEADRVSEQAVKELLASERPDDGLLAEEGSSQESASGRRWVIDPLDGTINYLYRFPAWCVSVALEDKRGTVVAVVHEPLRDETFTAERGRGARLNGEQIQVSGEERPERALIATGFSYSADVRAQQAEVAARVLPRFRDIRRAGAAALDLAYVAAGRLDGYYERGLKHWDWAAARLIVTEAGGSVTELPGTPPGLAAASPGLLPALLDAVS, encoded by the coding sequence CTGAACGATCTCGAGTTAGCCGAGCGTGCTGCTCGCATGGCGGGCGAGCTGCTCCTCGAGCGCTACAGCGGTCCCGCCCGGGGCGTGGAAGCCAAGTCCACCGCCACCGATCTCGTCTCGGAGGCGGATCGCGTTTCCGAGCAGGCGGTGAAGGAGCTGCTCGCAAGCGAGCGCCCGGACGATGGGTTGCTCGCCGAGGAGGGGTCGTCGCAGGAGAGCGCGAGCGGCCGGCGCTGGGTGATCGACCCGCTCGACGGCACCATCAACTACCTCTACCGCTTTCCCGCCTGGTGCGTGAGCGTCGCGCTCGAGGACAAGCGCGGAACCGTGGTTGCGGTGGTGCACGAGCCCCTGCGCGACGAGACGTTCACAGCCGAGCGCGGGCGCGGGGCGCGACTCAACGGGGAGCAGATCCAGGTGAGCGGCGAGGAGCGGCCGGAGCGGGCGCTGATCGCCACCGGGTTCAGCTACAGCGCCGATGTGCGCGCGCAGCAGGCGGAGGTGGCGGCACGCGTGCTGCCGCGCTTCCGCGACATCCGCCGCGCCGGCGCGGCGGCGCTCGACCTCGCGTACGTGGCGGCAGGCCGCCTCGACGGCTACTACGAGCGCGGCCTCAAGCATTGGGATTGGGCGGCCGCGCGCCTCATCGTCACGGAGGCGGGCGGTTCGGTCACAGAGCTTCCGGGCACTCCCCCTGGTCTGGCCGCCGCGTCGCCGGGACTGCTTCCCGCGCTGCTCGACGCGGTGAGCTGA
- a CDS encoding heme-copper oxidase subunit III: MEVGSIAADLHEHEHHGPPKPNQSSRVDAQTLGIYLFIISEIMLFGAFFTAYFFLRVVKGDPWPAPGTDIPVLVAAVNTAVLVSSSFTMHWATIAAKNGNRPAMRAGLFATFFLGLTFLCVQINEYVHLGWAPQDTAQGTIFYGLTGLHGAHVTVGLILLLFANIRAIRGHFTPEEHRGVEIPGIYWHFVDVMWIVVFFSLYIL, from the coding sequence ATGGAAGTCGGTTCGATCGCCGCCGATCTTCACGAGCACGAGCACCACGGACCGCCCAAGCCGAACCAGTCGTCGCGCGTAGACGCCCAGACGCTCGGGATCTACCTCTTCATCATCTCGGAGATCATGCTCTTCGGAGCATTCTTCACGGCCTACTTCTTCCTGAGGGTCGTGAAGGGGGATCCGTGGCCGGCTCCCGGCACAGACATCCCCGTTCTGGTCGCGGCCGTCAACACCGCGGTGCTCGTGTCATCGAGCTTCACGATGCACTGGGCCACCATCGCGGCGAAGAACGGCAACCGGCCCGCGATGCGCGCCGGGCTGTTCGCCACGTTCTTCCTCGGCCTGACGTTCCTCTGCGTGCAGATCAACGAGTACGTGCATCTCGGCTGGGCGCCGCAGGACACTGCCCAGGGAACAATCTTCTACGGCCTCACCGGTCTCCACGGCGCGCACGTCACGGTCGGCCTGATCCTGCTGCTGTTCGCGAACATCCGCGCCATCCGCGGCCACTTCACGCCGGAGGAGCACCGCGGCGTCGAGATCCCTGGCATCTACTGGCACTTCGTGGATGTCATGTGGATCGTCGTGTTTTTCAGCCTCTACATCCTGTAA
- the ctaD gene encoding cytochrome c oxidase subunit I — protein MAYAARLRAPGWYRALLGMVIAFGFAFGLDVAIRALYGWHPLVKTDAMVTIQLITVPFGFLIGLGAFDYWFRWAAGAPTIPEDHSGHGARSWRDYFRVNTDHKVIGLQYICTTFFFFVCGGLMAMLMRAELAAPGMQFVSPNTFNGLFSVHASLMIFLFIIPVFAGIANYVLPLMIGAPDMAFPRLNALSFWLLPIAGVMMLASFFAPGGSFATGWTAYAPLSTDTPLGQTFFSVAVQFAGASSVATALNFLVTIITMRAPGMTFWRMPLLVWANFTTSLLVVIATPFIAGSQFFLILDRALHFNFFNVNNGGDILMYQHVFWFYSHPAVYIMMLPGFGIISEVISTHARKPVFGYRMMAFSLMAIVVLGFTVWAHHMFVSGMFPWLRVPMMITTMLIAVPTGIKIFSWLATLWRGVIHLTTPMLFALGFITMFTLGGISGIMLAVIPFDIHVSDTYFVVAHIHYVLFGGSVFTIFAGIYHWFPKMTGRMYDEGLGRLHFWLSFIFFNLTFGPMHLVGIDGMPRRVADYAHQYAAWNAIVSVSAFIFGMTFFIFLYNIVTSWRHGPVAVANPWRAHTLEWQVSSPPPVFNFDEVPTVVGGPYEYGVPGAVHGVFKERVPATTAAGGGGAPPPVNTE, from the coding sequence GTGGCTTACGCGGCAAGGCTGAGGGCGCCTGGGTGGTACCGAGCCCTCCTCGGCATGGTGATCGCGTTCGGCTTCGCCTTCGGGCTGGACGTCGCCATCCGAGCGCTATACGGCTGGCATCCGCTCGTGAAGACGGACGCCATGGTCACGATCCAGCTGATCACTGTCCCGTTCGGTTTCCTGATCGGCCTCGGTGCCTTCGACTACTGGTTCCGCTGGGCCGCCGGCGCCCCCACCATCCCGGAGGACCACTCCGGCCACGGCGCCCGCTCATGGCGCGACTACTTCCGCGTCAACACCGACCACAAGGTCATCGGCCTCCAGTACATCTGCACCACCTTCTTCTTCTTCGTCTGCGGCGGCCTGATGGCGATGCTCATGCGCGCCGAGCTCGCGGCGCCGGGCATGCAGTTCGTCTCGCCCAACACCTTCAACGGGCTCTTCTCGGTGCACGCGTCGCTGATGATCTTCCTGTTCATCATCCCGGTGTTCGCCGGGATCGCGAACTACGTGCTGCCGCTCATGATCGGCGCGCCCGACATGGCGTTCCCGCGGCTGAACGCGCTCTCCTTCTGGCTGCTCCCGATCGCCGGCGTGATGATGCTGGCGAGCTTCTTCGCCCCCGGCGGGTCGTTCGCCACCGGCTGGACGGCCTACGCCCCGCTCTCCACGGACACGCCGCTCGGCCAGACCTTCTTCTCGGTGGCGGTCCAGTTTGCCGGCGCCTCGTCAGTGGCCACGGCGCTGAACTTCCTGGTCACCATCATCACGATGCGCGCGCCGGGAATGACCTTCTGGCGCATGCCGCTGCTCGTGTGGGCGAACTTCACCACCTCGCTGCTCGTGGTGATCGCCACGCCGTTCATCGCGGGGTCGCAGTTCTTCCTGATCCTCGACCGCGCGCTGCACTTCAACTTCTTCAACGTGAACAACGGCGGCGACATCCTGATGTACCAGCACGTGTTCTGGTTCTACTCGCACCCGGCGGTGTACATCATGATGCTGCCCGGGTTCGGGATCATCAGCGAGGTCATCTCCACGCACGCGCGAAAGCCCGTGTTCGGCTACCGGATGATGGCGTTCTCGCTGATGGCGATCGTGGTGCTCGGGTTCACGGTCTGGGCGCACCACATGTTCGTCTCGGGCATGTTCCCGTGGCTGCGGGTGCCGATGATGATCACGACCATGCTGATCGCGGTGCCCACCGGCATCAAGATCTTCTCCTGGCTCGCGACCTTATGGAGAGGCGTCATTCACCTCACCACGCCCATGCTGTTCGCGCTGGGCTTCATCACGATGTTCACGCTCGGCGGGATCAGCGGCATCATGCTCGCGGTCATCCCGTTCGACATCCACGTGTCCGACACGTACTTCGTGGTGGCCCACATCCACTACGTGCTGTTCGGCGGGAGCGTGTTCACGATCTTCGCCGGGATCTACCACTGGTTCCCGAAGATGACGGGGCGGATGTACGACGAGGGCCTCGGCCGGCTGCACTTCTGGCTCTCGTTCATCTTCTTCAACCTCACCTTCGGGCCGATGCACCTCGTGGGCATCGACGGCATGCCGCGCCGAGTGGCCGATTACGCGCACCAGTACGCGGCGTGGAACGCGATCGTCTCGGTCTCGGCGTTCATCTTCGGGATGACGTTCTTCATCTTCCTCTACAACATCGTCACCAGCTGGCGGCACGGTCCGGTGGCCGTCGCGAACCCGTGGCGGGCGCACACGCTCGAGTGGCAGGTGTCCTCGCCCCCGCCGGTGTTCAACTTCGACGAGGTGCCGACGGTGGTTGGCGGCCCGTACGAGTACGGCGTGCCGGGCGCTGTGCACGGCGTGTTCAAGGAGCGGGTGCCGGCCACCACGGCTGCTGGTGGAGGTGGGGCGCCGCCGCCCGTGAACACTGAATGA
- the coxB gene encoding cytochrome c oxidase subunit II, with protein MRKHPIAQMLTIGVVASLIGIAIVLNIHWFPKSADTAAHPIDTLYDVLLICSVPIFVLVMTVAIYSVVKFRARPGDMSDGAPIHGNTRLEVIWVTIPFLMVTALAIYGWVVLNNVEAKKPNERMINVVGQQFTWHFQYAKNGATADPGPCGASGPNQVTTNELVLQKDQPVYFRICTKDVIHSFWVPEFRLKQDAVPGINTHMRLTPNRDGTYAVVCAELCGLGHSTMRSPVHVLNGPQFATWLKQQVSPPATAGGGAAGGGAGGGGAVAAQGKQLFTANGCGGCHTLAAAGGNGTVGPNLNNLAASAAKFGKQLGETPQQYVSESIANPGKFTVPGFPKGVMPSTFGQQLSPQQLDALVKYLLSVGKG; from the coding sequence GTGCGTAAGCACCCAATCGCGCAGATGCTGACCATCGGGGTCGTGGCCTCGCTGATCGGCATCGCGATCGTGCTCAACATCCATTGGTTCCCCAAGTCCGCGGACACCGCGGCGCACCCGATCGACACGCTCTACGACGTCCTGCTGATCTGCTCCGTGCCGATCTTCGTGCTGGTGATGACGGTGGCGATCTACTCCGTCGTCAAGTTCCGCGCGCGCCCGGGCGACATGAGCGACGGTGCGCCGATCCACGGCAACACCCGGCTCGAGGTCATCTGGGTCACGATCCCGTTCCTGATGGTCACCGCGCTCGCCATCTACGGCTGGGTGGTGCTCAACAACGTGGAGGCGAAGAAGCCGAACGAGCGCATGATCAACGTGGTGGGCCAGCAGTTCACCTGGCACTTCCAGTACGCGAAGAACGGCGCCACGGCGGATCCGGGGCCCTGCGGCGCCAGCGGGCCCAACCAGGTCACCACCAACGAGCTCGTGCTCCAGAAGGACCAGCCCGTGTACTTCCGCATCTGCACGAAGGACGTGATCCACTCCTTCTGGGTCCCGGAGTTCAGGCTCAAGCAGGACGCGGTGCCCGGCATCAACACCCACATGCGGCTCACACCGAACCGCGATGGCACCTACGCGGTGGTCTGCGCCGAGCTCTGCGGACTCGGCCACTCCACGATGCGCTCGCCGGTGCACGTGCTGAACGGGCCGCAGTTCGCCACCTGGCTCAAGCAGCAGGTCTCTCCCCCGGCCACCGCGGGCGGTGGCGCAGCAGGAGGTGGCGCCGGTGGCGGCGGCGCCGTGGCCGCTCAGGGCAAGCAGCTCTTCACCGCCAACGGCTGCGGCGGCTGCCACACGCTCGCCGCGGCCGGCGGCAATGGCACCGTCGGGCCCAACCTCAACAATCTCGCCGCCAGCGCCGCCAAGTTCGGCAAGCAGCTGGGCGAGACGCCGCAGCAATACGTGAGCGAATCGATCGCGAACCCCGGCAAATTCACTGTGCCCGGCTTCCCCAAGGGTGTCATGCCGTCAACATTCGGACAACAGCTCAGCCCACAACAGCTCGACGCTCTGGTGAAATACCTGTTGAGCGTCGGCAAGGGCTAG
- a CDS encoding helix-turn-helix transcriptional regulator, which yields MAIIERDYPRQIDLNTVAAEIATSRRQLQRAFAEVGGTSFRTYLARVRMRHALELLQTGAMPVRQVAHSVGYRQPAQFAKTFRRHHGAPPSSFRRSNGNGPGH from the coding sequence GTGGCGATCATCGAGCGGGACTACCCGCGACAGATCGACCTGAACACCGTGGCGGCGGAGATCGCGACGTCGAGGCGTCAGCTCCAGCGCGCGTTCGCCGAGGTTGGCGGAACGAGCTTCCGCACCTACCTGGCACGCGTGAGGATGCGGCACGCACTCGAGTTGCTCCAGACCGGAGCGATGCCTGTGCGTCAGGTGGCGCACAGCGTCGGCTACCGGCAGCCCGCTCAATTCGCCAAGACGTTCAGGCGCCACCACGGGGCACCGCCGTCGAGCTTCAGGCGCTCGAACGGCAACGGTCCAGGCCACTGA
- a CDS encoding CBS domain-containing protein: protein MQVSDGMSSEVLTIGLEHSLRDAARAMTERKVGAAVVMDPDQPGPGIITERDLLESIGAGQSMDQEKVADHLSTNLTFAASDWSLERAAEAMVRGGFRHLVVMDGPEIVGILSMRDIVRCWTSDGASCDVPEGANAA from the coding sequence ATGCAGGTCAGTGACGGGATGAGCTCGGAGGTGCTCACGATCGGGCTGGAACACAGCCTTCGGGACGCGGCACGGGCTATGACCGAGCGGAAGGTGGGCGCTGCCGTGGTCATGGATCCAGACCAGCCGGGACCCGGGATCATCACCGAGCGCGACCTGCTCGAGTCGATCGGCGCCGGCCAGAGCATGGACCAGGAGAAGGTGGCCGACCACCTCTCCACGAACCTCACCTTCGCCGCGAGCGACTGGTCGCTGGAGCGCGCGGCCGAGGCGATGGTGCGCGGCGGCTTCCGTCACCTGGTGGTGATGGATGGCCCGGAGATCGTGGGGATCCTGTCGATGCGGGACATAGTTCGCTGCTGGACGAGCGACGGGGCAAGCTGTGATGTTCCTGAGGGTGCTAACGCCGCCTGA